One Candidatus Paceibacterota bacterium genomic window carries:
- a CDS encoding MBL fold metallo-hydrolase, with protein sequence MKIKKLGHCCLVVETNGKKIMTDPGFYTEKEHMQEKNVDLILITHEHGDHIHVESLKEIIKNNPNVIIITNDGVGKLLKKAGIKYEVLKDKTLKDFSGVEIEACDCKHEEIYQDFGQVLNTGYFIDKRFFYPGDSFCNPGKPVEILALPVAGPWANIKNAVNYALSINPKVCFPVHDGMLNHFGSSHRVPEIYLISVANIAFKNFEKNNEEEF encoded by the coding sequence ATGAAAATCAAAAAACTTGGGCATTGTTGCTTGGTGGTAGAGACGAATGGCAAAAAGATAATGACTGATCCGGGTTTTTATACCGAAAAAGAGCACATGCAAGAGAAAAATGTAGATTTAATTTTAATAACTCACGAACATGGAGATCACATCCATGTTGAATCATTGAAAGAAATTATAAAAAATAATCCAAATGTTATTATTATTACAAATGACGGAGTTGGAAAATTATTGAAAAAAGCGGGAATTAAATATGAAGTCTTGAAAGATAAAACCTTAAAAGATTTTTCCGGGGTAGAAATAGAAGCTTGCGATTGCAAACACGAAGAGATTTATCAGGATTTTGGGCAGGTATTAAATACGGGATATTTTATTGATAAAAGATTCTTTTATCCCGGAGATTCTTTTTGCAATCCTGGCAAACCGGTTGAGATTTTGGCATTGCCTGTGGCGGGCCCTTGGGCTAATATCAAGAATGCCGTTAATTATGCTTTAAGCATAAATCCAAAAGTATGTTTTCCTGTGCACGACGGGATGCTAAACCATTTTGGCAGTTCACACAGAGTTCCAGAAATATATTTAATAAGCGTAGCCAATATAGCATTCAAAAATTTTGAAAAAAATAACGAAGAGGAATTTTAA
- a CDS encoding class I tRNA ligase family protein — MEEKNIQNKKSESALREEKILEFWKENKTFEKSLAKKSPQGEFVFFEGPPTANGKPGIHHLEARAFKDAIPRYKTMQGFHVRRKGGWDTHGLPVELQVEKKLGLNSKKAIEEYGVAKFNQECKESVWEYLDVWNKFTHRIGYWVDQEHPYVTYHNEYIESVWNVVKEINKQNLLYKDYKVVPWCPRCGTALSSHELAQGYEDVKDLSVYVKFRVLSGNITSAGSLSPSADGALPLGSSACETPRKSNISANTYILAWTTTPWTLPGNVALAVGEDIDYVKIEIEKEFLILAKERLSVIDGEYKILKEIKGKDLIGLEYESLYPYLKDTISENEKPKLEKAFKVYGADFVTTADGTGVVHTAVMYGQDDFELGTKVGLPKHHLVGLDGKFLPGTGIFEGRFVRDEDVAVDVIKDLAHRGLLLKKEKYEHSYPHCWRCHTALIYYARDSWYIKVSDPKIKEKMIAENKEINWEPAHIRDGRFGEWLREIKDWAISRERYWGTPLPVWICESCKRVDVIGSIEDLKNKTKKSGNKYFVMRHGGTEANLAGLVSFKNQIDDSLSPEGQKQVTEVAKKILSEKIDLIISSPFTRTRQTVNILNEKLHLKDEQIIFDDRLQEFNPGDFDGKLWSEYHKYVLSISNGWFHHKIPNGESFAEVACRTGAVLCELENKYKNKNIIIVTHGGPAWLLFVNAGLFTPDDKPYHFPNTEAFVKEFRQFNNAEVRELPFVPFPHNADFELDLHKPYIDEVNLICAHRVGSGQACGGKLIRTREVMDVWFDSGCMPFAQDNYPFKETKILYPADFISEAIDQTRGWFYTLHAVGILMGRGKAYKNVICLGHLMDAVGKKMSKSLGNIVDPWEMIEKYGVDTLRLWMYSVNQPGESKNFDEKTVALLYSQVFGLLYNVLAFYELYRDKDLETIHLSPTPLLNKERGEGVRSNVLDIWILARLDELISESTKKMDDYKLLEPVRAIKDFIGDLSTWYLRRSRERIKNGDKEARQTLYYILETLVKILAPFAPFTAEDIWLKLKTEGDGGSVHLAEWPVVSELSFQPEVVKNMQITRRIVTQGLEARQKAGIKVRQPLSKLEIKDFNLDQEYVELIKDELNVKEVIENKNIENEVELDINITSELKQEGDYRELVRAIQDFRKKKGLTPSEFIRLIVQTSDIGKKFIQNFEEKLKKAVIAKEIQLKENDGEEVKIDELYFKVRIDKINK, encoded by the coding sequence ATGGAAGAAAAAAATATACAAAATAAAAAAAGCGAATCAGCTTTGCGCGAAGAGAAGATTTTGGAGTTTTGGAAAGAAAATAAAACTTTTGAGAAATCTCTGGCAAAAAAGTCGCCTCAAGGAGAATTTGTTTTTTTTGAAGGTCCGCCGACGGCCAATGGCAAGCCAGGCATTCATCATCTGGAAGCTAGAGCATTCAAGGACGCAATTCCCAGATACAAAACTATGCAAGGTTTTCATGTGCGGAGAAAAGGCGGATGGGACACCCACGGGTTGCCAGTAGAACTTCAAGTAGAAAAAAAACTTGGGTTGAATTCTAAGAAAGCGATTGAAGAATATGGAGTTGCCAAATTCAATCAAGAATGCAAAGAAAGCGTTTGGGAATATTTGGATGTTTGGAATAAATTTACTCATCGCATCGGATATTGGGTGGATCAAGAGCATCCATATGTGACGTATCACAATGAATATATCGAATCTGTTTGGAATGTTGTTAAAGAAATAAATAAACAGAATTTACTTTATAAAGATTATAAAGTTGTGCCTTGGTGTCCGCGTTGTGGAACAGCTTTGTCTTCGCACGAGCTGGCGCAGGGATATGAAGATGTAAAAGATTTATCGGTGTATGTGAAGTTTAGAGTGTTAAGCGGAAACATTACTTCTGCAGGGTCGCTGTCTCCGTCTGCTGACGGAGCGCTGCCTCTCGGCTCGTCAGCCTGCGAGACACCCCGCAAAAGTAACATTTCCGCCAACACCTACATTCTCGCTTGGACCACTACTCCATGGACTTTGCCGGGGAATGTGGCTTTGGCTGTGGGGGAAGATATTGATTATGTAAAAATAGAAATAGAAAAAGAATTTTTAATTTTGGCCAAAGAAAGACTTTCCGTAATAGATGGAGAATACAAGATACTCAAGGAGATAAAAGGTAAAGATTTAATTGGTCTTGAATATGAGTCATTATATCCATATTTAAAGGACACAATTTCTGAAAATGAAAAACCTAAATTAGAAAAAGCCTTTAAGGTTTACGGAGCGGATTTTGTGACGACCGCAGACGGTACTGGAGTAGTGCATACGGCAGTGATGTATGGGCAGGATGATTTTGAACTTGGCACGAAGGTTGGTTTGCCGAAGCACCATCTCGTCGGTCTAGACGGAAAATTTTTACCGGGTACAGGAATATTTGAAGGCAGATTTGTACGCGACGAAGATGTGGCTGTGGATGTGATAAAAGATTTAGCGCATCGTGGGCTTTTATTAAAAAAAGAAAAATATGAACATTCCTATCCGCATTGTTGGCGCTGCCATACGGCGCTTATTTATTATGCCCGGGATTCTTGGTATATAAAAGTCTCTGATCCAAAAATAAAAGAAAAAATGATAGCTGAGAATAAAGAAATAAACTGGGAACCGGCGCATATTCGGGATGGTCGTTTTGGAGAATGGCTTCGTGAAATTAAAGATTGGGCGATCTCTCGCGAGCGGTATTGGGGAACACCCCTGCCAGTTTGGATTTGCGAATCCTGTAAAAGAGTGGATGTCATCGGAAGCATTGAAGACTTAAAAAATAAAACCAAAAAGTCTGGGAATAAATATTTTGTGATGCGGCATGGTGGAACTGAAGCTAACTTGGCTGGTCTCGTAAGTTTCAAGAACCAAATTGATGACAGTTTGAGTCCAGAAGGTCAGAAACAAGTAACAGAGGTTGCTAAAAAAATTCTTAGTGAAAAAATTGATTTAATTATTTCGTCTCCTTTTACTCGCACAAGACAAACAGTAAATATTTTGAACGAAAAACTTCATCTCAAGGATGAACAAATAATTTTTGATGATAGATTGCAGGAATTTAACCCTGGGGATTTTGATGGAAAGTTATGGAGTGAATATCATAAATATGTTCTTTCGATTAGCAATGGATGGTTCCATCATAAAATTCCAAATGGGGAATCTTTTGCGGAGGTAGCGTGTCGTACTGGAGCAGTATTATGCGAGCTTGAAAATAAATACAAAAATAAAAATATCATAATTGTGACACATGGTGGACCCGCATGGCTTTTATTTGTAAACGCCGGATTGTTTACTCCTGATGACAAGCCTTATCATTTTCCAAACACAGAAGCATTTGTGAAAGAATTTAGGCAATTTAATAATGCCGAAGTTCGCGAGCTGCCATTTGTTCCATTTCCTCACAATGCAGACTTTGAACTTGATTTACACAAGCCATATATTGATGAAGTAAATTTAATTTGTGCCCATCGGGTGGGCTCAGGGCAAGCATGTGGTGGCAAACTGATACGCACTCGCGAGGTGATGGATGTCTGGTTTGATTCCGGATGTATGCCATTTGCGCAAGATAATTACCCATTTAAGGAGACCAAGATTTTATACCCCGCAGATTTTATTTCAGAAGCGATAGACCAGACTCGCGGATGGTTTTATACTTTACACGCTGTTGGTATCCTTATGGGGAGAGGAAAGGCATACAAAAATGTAATTTGTCTCGGACATTTGATGGATGCTGTTGGTAAAAAAATGTCTAAATCCCTCGGTAATATTGTTGATCCTTGGGAAATGATAGAAAAATACGGAGTGGACACCTTGCGTCTTTGGATGTATTCAGTAAACCAGCCAGGGGAATCAAAAAACTTTGATGAGAAGACAGTTGCCCTGCTTTACAGCCAGGTTTTTGGGTTGCTTTACAATGTGCTGGCGTTTTATGAACTGTATAGAGATAAAGACTTAGAGACAATTCACCTCTCCCCAACCCCTCTCCTTAATAAGGAGAGGGGCGAGGGGGTGAGGTCTAACGTTCTTGATATTTGGATTTTGGCGCGGTTGGATGAATTGATTAGTGAATCTACAAAAAAGATGGACGATTACAAATTGCTCGAACCAGTGAGAGCAATTAAAGATTTTATCGGAGATCTTTCTACTTGGTACTTGCGTCGTTCACGAGAAAGAATTAAGAATGGAGACAAAGAGGCAAGGCAAACTTTGTATTATATATTAGAAACTCTTGTTAAAATTTTAGCACCTTTTGCGCCATTCACAGCCGAAGATATTTGGTTGAAATTAAAAACAGAAGGCGATGGAGGAAGCGTGCATTTGGCAGAGTGGCCTGTTGTTTCTGAACTTAGTTTTCAACCCGAAGTTGTAAAAAATATGCAAATTACAAGAAGAATTGTAACTCAAGGTCTGGAGGCGAGACAAAAAGCAGGGATAAAAGTTCGTCAACCGCTTAGCAAATTAGAAATTAAAGATTTTAATTTAGACCAAGAATATGTTGAACTTATAAAGGATGAATTAAATGTAAAAGAAGTTATAGAAAATAAAAATATAGAGAACGAAGTAGAGCTTGATATAAACATCACTTCAGAGTTGAAACAAGAGGGGGATTATCGAGAGCTTGTGCGAGCAATTCAAGATTTTAGAAAGAAGAAAGGATTAACTCCTAGTGAATTTATCAGGCTTATTGTTCAAACTTCAGATATTGGTAAAAAATTCATCCAAAATTTTGAGGAAAAGTTGAAAAAAGCTGTAATTGCAAAGGAAATTCAGTTAAAAGAAAATGACGGGGAAGAGGTAAAAATCGATGAATTGTATTTTAAGGTAAGAATTGATAAAATAAATAAATGA
- a CDS encoding PIF1 family DEAD/DEAH box helicase: MTQNEALNILKTGVNVFLTGEPGAGKTHTINNFVNYLRTRDITPAITASTGIAATHIGGMTIHSWSGIGIRTKLDKYDLDKIASSEYVCKRVRRTRILIIDEVSMLSSNMLDMVDMVCREIKQNDEPFGGIQIIFVGDFFQLPPIIRKDDKENNLNKNKQSSLISAVQPLGIFAYESSAWERAGLVVCYLTEQHRQDDKDFLSVLSGIRANDFSQMRRKFITARQIDHDDMPKEALNITKLFSHNIDVDRVNNIELAKLEEDVKLFKMSGSGNDKVVEALKKGCLSPENLELKIGAVVMCTKNNQKEKFVNGTLGVVRGFEEFSGYPIIKTKNGRKITIPPSDWIVEENGKVRAQITQIPLRLAWAITVHKSQGMSMDAAVMDLSQVFEFGQGYVALSRVRRLSGLFLLGINEHAFKVHPEVLEKDISFKKKSREAVKVFGKLKENDLKKMHNDFVVACGGKLKEKKK; this comes from the coding sequence GTGACTCAAAATGAAGCTTTGAATATTTTAAAAACCGGTGTAAATGTTTTTTTGACGGGCGAGCCGGGGGCGGGAAAGACGCACACTATAAATAATTTTGTGAATTATTTGCGCACTCGCGATATAACTCCTGCGATCACCGCTTCCACGGGGATCGCCGCGACGCATATCGGCGGGATGACGATTCATTCTTGGAGCGGTATCGGCATCAGGACAAAATTAGACAAATATGATTTGGATAAAATTGCGAGCAGTGAATATGTCTGCAAGCGCGTAAGGCGAACGCGGATTTTGATCATTGATGAGGTTTCTATGCTCTCCTCCAATATGCTTGATATGGTGGATATGGTTTGCCGAGAAATAAAACAAAATGATGAACCGTTCGGTGGCATCCAAATAATTTTCGTGGGCGATTTTTTTCAATTGCCTCCGATTATAAGAAAAGATGACAAAGAAAATAATCTGAATAAAAACAAGCAGAGCTCACTTATTTCAGCGGTTCAACCGCTGGGGATTTTTGCTTATGAATCTAGTGCTTGGGAGAGGGCAGGATTGGTCGTGTGTTATTTGACAGAACAGCATCGCCAAGACGATAAAGACTTTCTTTCGGTGCTCTCCGGCATCCGCGCTAATGATTTTTCACAAATGCGTAGAAAATTTATAACTGCTCGGCAGATTGATCATGATGATATGCCCAAAGAAGCCCTGAATATTACCAAACTTTTTTCACACAATATAGATGTGGATCGGGTAAACAATATAGAGCTTGCAAAATTAGAGGAGGATGTAAAATTATTTAAAATGTCCGGGAGCGGAAACGACAAAGTGGTAGAGGCTCTTAAGAAAGGGTGCCTGTCGCCGGAAAATTTGGAGCTTAAAATCGGCGCAGTGGTAATGTGCACAAAAAATAATCAAAAAGAAAAATTTGTAAATGGCACGCTTGGCGTGGTGAGAGGTTTCGAAGAATTCAGCGGGTACCCGATTATTAAAACTAAAAATGGAAGGAAAATAACCATTCCGCCCTCGGATTGGATAGTGGAAGAAAATGGAAAAGTTCGCGCGCAAATAACTCAGATTCCGCTTCGGCTGGCTTGGGCTATTACAGTGCACAAGAGCCAGGGGATGAGCATGGATGCCGCAGTGATGGATTTGTCGCAAGTGTTTGAATTTGGGCAAGGCTATGTGGCGCTTTCTCGAGTGCGCAGGCTCTCAGGTCTTTTTCTGCTTGGCATCAATGAGCATGCGTTTAAAGTGCATCCGGAGGTTTTAGAAAAAGATATTTCTTTTAAGAAAAAGTCGAGAGAGGCGGTCAAAGTTTTCGGGAAACTCAAAGAAAATGATCTAAAAAAGATGCATAATGATTTTGTGGTTGCTTGTGGTGGAAAATTGAAAGAGAAGAAAAAATAG
- the argS gene encoding arginine--tRNA ligase, with protein sequence MEQKIKNWIKEILKIEGDFVLTHPKDLKNGDYTFISSLENAKESLEKLEKNKLPEIEKIEMVGRFINFHLSRKFFANRVEEILNNPEDFGKNNSLEGKKIMVEYTDPNPFKPFHIGHLMSNAIGESISRLVEFSGAKIARANFQGDLGLHVAKAIYGLMDNEKLQSKAGSNALQASNIGKAYARGAELYEIDEEIKKEIDEINKKLYIKEDDKKDKKITEIYEWGFRVTMETFEDLYKMLGTKFDFYFLESVMADIGREIVNANMGIFEESDGAIVFKAEKYDSKLHTRVFITSAGLPTYETKDLGLAEEKFKTFPDMDLSIMVTANEQKDYMRVVMKAISLINKEHAEKMKHITHGMMRLPTGKMGSRKGNVITGESLLNDARDAILEKMTNRDFSPQEEEKVANDVSVSALKYSILKQGIGGDIIYDFEKSISFEGDSGPYLQYAYARANSILEKAQKENILPDPHAFGEEIFEVEKLLYKFPEIVFRSAKEYEPHYIANYLIEVARAFNSFYGNTVIVNKEDSSSGYKISLTYAFSFVMKNGLYLLGITAPKKM encoded by the coding sequence ATGGAACAAAAAATAAAAAACTGGATAAAGGAAATTTTAAAGATTGAAGGCGATTTTGTCTTGACGCATCCCAAAGATCTCAAAAATGGAGATTACACTTTTATTTCATCTTTAGAAAATGCAAAAGAATCTTTGGAAAAATTAGAAAAAAATAAATTGCCAGAAATAGAAAAGATAGAAATGGTTGGCAGATTTATAAATTTCCATTTATCGAGGAAGTTTTTCGCAAATAGAGTCGAAGAAATTTTAAATAATCCGGAAGATTTTGGGAAAAATAATTCATTGGAAGGAAAAAAAATAATGGTTGAATATACGGACCCGAATCCTTTCAAGCCTTTTCACATTGGACATTTGATGAGCAATGCTATCGGGGAATCAATCTCGCGTTTAGTTGAATTCTCCGGAGCCAAGATTGCACGGGCTAATTTCCAAGGAGACCTCGGCCTGCATGTAGCTAAAGCTATTTATGGGCTTATGGATAACGAAAAATTGCAAAGCAAAGCGGGGTCAAATGCTCTGCAGGCGTCAAACATAGGGAAAGCTTACGCCAGAGGCGCGGAACTTTATGAAATTGATGAGGAAATAAAGAAAGAGATAGATGAAATAAATAAAAAACTTTATATAAAAGAGGACGACAAAAAAGACAAAAAAATAACGGAAATATATGAATGGGGTTTCAGGGTGACGATGGAAACCTTCGAAGATCTATATAAAATGCTAGGCACGAAGTTCGATTTTTATTTTCTAGAAAGCGTGATGGCGGATATTGGGCGAGAAATTGTGAATGCAAATATGGGAATTTTTGAAGAATCTGATGGAGCGATTGTCTTCAAAGCAGAGAAATACGACTCTAAGTTGCACACCAGAGTTTTCATTACTTCTGCTGGATTGCCCACTTATGAAACCAAAGATCTCGGGTTGGCGGAAGAAAAATTCAAAACTTTTCCAGATATGGATTTGTCTATTATGGTTACTGCCAACGAGCAGAAGGATTATATGCGCGTTGTTATGAAAGCTATTTCCTTGATCAACAAAGAACATGCGGAAAAGATGAAACATATTACTCACGGCATGATGCGCCTTCCTACCGGCAAGATGGGGTCTAGGAAGGGGAATGTGATAACTGGCGAATCGCTTTTGAACGATGCTCGCGACGCTATTTTGGAAAAAATGACAAATAGGGATTTTTCTCCGCAGGAAGAAGAAAAAGTGGCAAATGATGTGAGCGTTTCTGCCTTGAAATATTCCATCCTTAAGCAAGGAATCGGCGGGGATATCATTTACGATTTCGAAAAATCAATTTCTTTTGAAGGGGATTCTGGGCCGTATCTGCAATATGCTTATGCCCGGGCAAATTCAATTTTAGAAAAAGCCCAAAAAGAAAATATCTTGCCGGACCCGCATGCTTTCGGAGAGGAAATTTTTGAAGTAGAAAAATTATTATATAAATTTCCGGAAATTGTTTTCCGTTCCGCGAAAGAATACGAACCGCACTATATTGCGAATTATTTAATAGAAGTCGCCCGTGCCTTTAATAGCTTTTATGGAAATACGGTAATAGTAAATAAAGAAGATTCTAGTTCTGGATATAAAATTTCTCTGACGTACGCGTTTTCTTTTGTGATGAAAAACGGTCTGTACCTCCTCGGCATTACGGCTCCGAAGAAAATGTAG
- the dut gene encoding dUTP diphosphatase: MQIKVKKLREDAKLPTHGHPGDAGIDFYCVEDVRFLPGKQETVRTGVAIEIPEGHVGLIWDKSSISFNLGLKVMGGVIDAGFRGEITMNFLNVSNKEVLMTKDHKIAQMLIQKFEYCDIVETEELSETVRGEGREGSTGRK; the protein is encoded by the coding sequence ATGCAAATTAAAGTTAAAAAACTTAGGGAAGATGCGAAGTTGCCGACCCATGGACATCCCGGGGATGCGGGGATTGATTTTTATTGCGTAGAAGATGTCCGTTTTCTGCCCGGCAAACAAGAGACAGTTCGCACTGGCGTGGCTATTGAAATTCCAGAAGGTCATGTGGGTCTTATTTGGGACAAATCGAGCATCTCTTTTAACTTAGGGTTAAAAGTCATGGGCGGAGTGATAGATGCTGGTTTTAGAGGCGAAATTACCATGAATTTTTTGAATGTTTCAAATAAAGAAGTTTTAATGACAAAAGATCACAAGATCGCCCAGATGCTAATTCAAAAATTCGAATATTGTGATATTGTAGAGACTGAAGAGCTTTCAGAAACTGTGCGAGGCGAAGGGAGGGAAGGGAGTACAGGACGTAAATAA
- a CDS encoding deoxynucleoside kinase, producing the protein MAKKGKLIVVDGTDGSGKATQVKLLRARLVREGYTVKLLDFPEYYKNFFGKFIGHCLSEQYYNWINIHPKIASIAYAADRWESSEKIRDWLKKGYIVLSNRYVSANQIHQGGKIKDTKRRNNFIKWLDEMEYKVFKIPKPDAVFYLNVPMSIILKLIKERNKKTSRKYTGKRKDIVEGNIPYLTNSNKTALWLSKTQKGWIKIECAENGILESREIIHEKIYEKIKKVLR; encoded by the coding sequence ATGGCAAAAAAAGGCAAACTCATTGTAGTGGACGGCACGGATGGAAGCGGAAAAGCTACGCAAGTGAAGCTCTTGCGCGCGCGATTGGTGAGAGAAGGGTACACCGTGAAACTTCTAGATTTTCCAGAATACTATAAAAATTTCTTTGGAAAATTCATCGGGCATTGTTTGTCTGAGCAGTATTATAATTGGATAAATATTCATCCCAAAATTGCTTCCATCGCTTATGCGGCGGACAGATGGGAATCATCCGAGAAAATACGGGATTGGCTCAAAAAAGGATATATTGTTTTATCAAATAGATATGTCAGCGCCAATCAAATTCATCAAGGCGGGAAAATTAAAGACACCAAAAGGCGGAATAATTTTATAAAATGGCTCGATGAGATGGAATACAAAGTTTTTAAAATTCCCAAACCCGATGCGGTGTTTTATTTGAATGTTCCGATGAGCATCATTTTGAAATTAATAAAAGAACGCAATAAAAAAACTTCACGCAAATATACTGGCAAGAGGAAAGATATCGTGGAAGGGAATATCCCATATCTAACCAATTCTAATAAAACGGCTTTATGGCTCTCTAAAACTCAAAAGGGTTGGATTAAAATTGAATGCGCAGAAAATGGAATTTTGGAAAGCCGTGAAATAATCCATGAAAAAATTTATGAAAAAATTAAAAAAGTTTTACGTTAA
- a CDS encoding SDR family NAD(P)-dependent oxidoreductase: MKSGKKVIVITGGNSGLGKATAKILVRENEVVILGKNAKEVKETSKELECDGIICDVTNAEQIKDAFSQVVKKYKKIDCLINCAGVWIEGPIEENNPEEIKNAVLINTVGTMLVVNALVPQLKKQKYGRIINISSRAGLNPKAERSVYNASKWAVTGFTKSLQLELAPFNISVVGFYPGFIHTGLFEKVGIHKNFGMAMPVEKPAKALAYLVDVDDDLLINSFEMESLREAK; the protein is encoded by the coding sequence ATGAAGTCAGGTAAAAAAGTAATTGTGATAACAGGCGGAAACAGCGGGTTAGGAAAAGCTACCGCTAAAATTTTAGTTCGTGAAAATGAGGTCGTGATTCTAGGGAAAAATGCGAAAGAAGTGAAGGAAACTTCCAAGGAGCTGGAATGCGACGGCATTATTTGCGATGTCACAAACGCGGAACAAATTAAAGATGCATTTTCGCAAGTTGTAAAAAAATATAAAAAAATTGACTGCTTGATAAATTGCGCGGGAGTTTGGATAGAAGGTCCGATTGAAGAAAATAATCCTGAAGAAATAAAAAATGCGGTTTTGATAAATACTGTCGGAACCATGCTCGTGGTAAATGCTTTAGTGCCTCAGCTTAAAAAACAAAAGTACGGGAGAATTATAAATATTAGTTCTAGGGCGGGTCTGAATCCAAAAGCAGAACGTTCTGTTTATAATGCTTCAAAATGGGCGGTGACCGGCTTTACGAAATCTCTTCAGCTGGAACTCGCTCCTTTTAACATTAGCGTGGTGGGATTTTATCCTGGATTTATTCATACTGGTCTTTTTGAAAAAGTGGGGATTCATAAAAATTTTGGAATGGCGATGCCAGTTGAAAAACCAGCCAAGGCTTTAGCGTATTTAGTGGATGTCGATGATGATTTATTGATAAACTCATTTGAGATGGAATCATTGAGAGAAGCTAAATAA
- a CDS encoding serine hydroxymethyltransferase → MKDKKIESLIKNETRRQKSVINLIPSENYVSKDVLTALGSIFDNKYAEGYPHARYYGGQRYTDELEILCQDRARKLFKLKKDLWHVNVQPLSGSPANLAVYLALVPKGGKVMGLPLSSGGHLTHGQKVSITGKVWEQVPIGIDLKTELIDYKKMKEDAIREKPNLIIVGFTAYPRIVDFKKCREVADACGAYLMVDMSHFAGLVAGEAYPTPFKYADVVTTTTHKTLRGPRGAIIFSRKDKKLGDKDISSLIDKAIFPGLQGGPHMGQIAGIAVALKEDDSPAFKKYAKQVIKNAKVLANELVRLGWRVVSGGTESHLILVDVWMNGKGISGKEAEAKLEKAGIICNKNTIPGETRSPFDPSGIRIGTPAETTLGKKEKDMIAIARKIDKVLKGKK, encoded by the coding sequence ATGAAAGATAAAAAAATTGAGAGTCTTATTAAGAATGAAACAAGGAGGCAGAAGAGCGTAATCAATCTTATCCCCTCGGAGAACTATGTTTCCAAAGATGTTTTGACGGCGCTTGGTTCTATTTTTGACAATAAATATGCAGAGGGGTATCCTCATGCTCGATATTATGGGGGGCAGAGGTATACAGATGAGCTTGAGATTCTTTGCCAAGACCGAGCTCGAAAACTTTTTAAATTAAAAAAAGATTTATGGCATGTAAATGTCCAGCCGCTTTCAGGGTCTCCTGCGAACTTGGCTGTGTATCTAGCGCTGGTGCCAAAAGGCGGGAAGGTGATGGGGTTGCCTCTTTCTTCCGGCGGGCATTTGACTCATGGTCAGAAAGTTTCCATCACTGGCAAGGTGTGGGAACAAGTGCCCATCGGCATAGATTTAAAAACCGAACTCATTGATTATAAAAAAATGAAAGAGGATGCAATAAGAGAAAAGCCGAATCTAATCATTGTAGGATTTACGGCTTACCCTAGAATTGTTGATTTTAAAAAGTGTCGCGAAGTAGCTGATGCTTGCGGTGCATATCTCATGGTTGATATGTCACACTTTGCCGGACTAGTAGCAGGAGAAGCTTATCCAACACCTTTTAAATATGCAGATGTGGTTACGACCACCACTCACAAGACTTTACGTGGTCCAAGAGGAGCAATTATTTTCTCTAGAAAAGATAAAAAACTTGGCGACAAAGATATATCATCTTTGATTGATAAAGCGATCTTTCCAGGTTTACAAGGAGGTCCGCACATGGGTCAGATTGCCGGCATTGCTGTTGCTTTAAAGGAAGACGATTCGCCAGCTTTTAAAAAATATGCGAAACAAGTCATCAAGAATGCAAAAGTATTAGCCAATGAACTCGTCCGCTTAGGTTGGAGAGTAGTTTCTGGTGGTACAGAATCGCATCTTATTTTGGTGGATGTTTGGATGAATGGAAAAGGTATCTCTGGAAAGGAGGCTGAAGCGAAACTCGAAAAAGCAGGAATCATTTGCAATAAAAATACTATTCCGGGTGAAACTCGTTCACCATTTGATCCTTCTGGAATCCGCATCGGTACACCGGCGGAGACTACTTTGGGCAAGAAAGAAAAAGACATGATTGCTATCGCTAGAAAAATAGACAAGGTTTTAAAGGGGAAGAAATAA